The following is a genomic window from Actinomycetes bacterium.
GATGAGGCCTGCACCAAGTGCGGCAGCCAGGACATAGTTAGAAATTATTCAAGTTTTGAATTCAATGCCAATGTAAACAAGGACAGCGGAGGAGGAAGCTGCAGCAGTGGTTGCTGTGGATTCTAAAATAATAAACCTGTAAAAAAAGGGGTCGCTCTTTAGCGGCCCCTTTTGCTATTTAAGACCTTCAAACAAAGCGCTATTTACCCTCTTTAAGCTAATAAAAGTTAAAAAAATTAATATCTCAAAACTCTTGCATTATGAACGATAGTTCATTATAATAATATTATAAATTGAACAATAGTTCATTATAGGAGGTGTTTACAATGCCAGGTTTTGATGGAACAGGACCAGCAGGAATGGGTCCCATGACTGGAAGAGGTGACGGTTATTGTGTTATGCCTGCTGGGTTTATCCCGGCCAGACCTAACCTACAGGTAAATATTACCGGAAACAGGTCGCCAGTATATAGGTTGTATGGCCCAGGATTAAGAAGGGGAAGGTTTTGGCAGGCAAGAGCACCTATAAGATCAGGCCGTAGAGGCAGAAGATAAAATAATAAATTACTATCCGAGGAAAGGAGTGATTGGTATGCCAAGAGGAGATGGAACAGGACCAGCAGGAATGGGTCCCATGACCGGAAGATCAGCAGGATATTGTGCCGGATACAATGTAGCCGGTTTTATGAATCCTTCCGGCGGAAGAGGTTATGCAGGAAGGCCGATGGGAGGATCTGGACGAGGCAGAGGACACAGAAATGCCTATTATGCTACCGGGCTTCCTTTCTGGGCCAGGTATCCGGCACCGCCGGCAGGAGCTGCGCCCTACTATGGGACTGAAGCTGGGCCTGAAGATGAAACCGAGCAGCTTAAACAGCATGCGGATGCATTAAAACAGCAGCTGGATGACATACAGGCCAGAATGGATGAATTGGGCAAATCCAAAAAAGAAGAGTAAAATAATTAAGCAATAATAAAATAAAAAAGGATAGGGCTAAATGAAGGTTTGGTCTCTATCCTTTTTAAAAATTAGAAAAGGTGGAGCAATGAACAATATCGACCAGGACAGCCAGTTAACTGAGAATCTTTCACAGATAAAAAGAAAATTTATGGTTTTCAGCGGCAAGGGGGGAGTAGGCAAAACTACGGTAGCGGTTAATCTGGCCTATTCCCTGATGTCCAAGGGAAACAAGGTGGGACTTCTGGACATAGACATACATGGGCCTAATGTAATAAAGGTTCTGGGTCTGGAAAAAGAAAAGCTTACCGGCAGCGGCCAGAAAATAAAGCCCATTGAAGTCTTTTCCCATATGAAAGTAATGAGTACAGCTTCATTGTTGGAGACCGAAGACAGCCCGGTTATCTGGAGGGGCCCGTTAAAGATGAAGATTATCCGGCAATTTTTAACTGATGTCCAATGGGGAAAACTTGATTATTTGATCATTGATTCACCGCCGGGAACCGGAGATGAGCCTCTCTCCATTGCCCAGCTGATGCCCGATATTACCGGAGGTATTGTAGTTACCACTCCCCAGAAAATCGCTACTATGGATGCCAGAAAGAGCATAAGGTTTGCCCAGCAGCTTAAACTTCCCTATATAGGAGTAGTGGAGAACATGTCAGGTTTTCTCTGTCCCCATTGCGGAAAGAGGATAGATATATTTAAGACCGGCGGCGGACAGGAGATTGCCAAAGAACTGGGCGTGGATTTCCTGGGAAGAATACCTTATGATCCCAAAGTTATGTCCCTGAGCGATGAAGGGCATGTCTATCTAAAAGACTATAAAAACGGTACCCAGGTAAGTGAAGCCTACAGCCATATATCCAATAAAATAATTGAATTATTTTAAATATCTGGCACTTGAATAGAAGGAATTTAGTTGATAATATAATTGTGAGTATATGCCCAAAACCAAGGAGGTAAACATTGAAAAAAGAATTTGATGCAACTACTGCAGCCTACCCTCTGCCGGTGGTGCTGGTAAGCACCCATGACGAACAGGGTAATAATAATATTATGACTGCAGCCTGGACTACTAATGTAAGCAGAAAAAATCCATGTATCGCTGTATCCATGGGAAAAGATAAGCTATCTTTCAAAAATGTTGAAAAAACAGGAGATTTCGTGGTTAATATCTGTGGCCATAAATGGCTGGAACAGGTGGATATCTGCGGCGAAACCCATGGCCAGGATGTAGATAAATTTACCATAGCTGGATTTACTGCTGTTCATGCCAGTATGGTAGGGGCAAAGCTCATATCTGAATGTCCCATAAATATGGAGTGCAGGTTAAAACAGGCTTATGCCATAGATACAGGTAATATGGTTGTGGGGGAGATAGTAAAAGTGCACATTGATGATGAAATCCTGGACGCTGAAGGAAATATTGATTATGGCAGACTGGATCCCATAGTATATGCCCAGAAAACATACTATAAATTAGGAAAGGCAGTAGCCAGGAGAGGTTTTTCTCAAACAGATGGCTAACCGGGAAAGTATAAGTATAACTATACTGGTGGAAAACTGTGTTGGTCTGGCCGGACTGAAAGCAGAACATGGCCTTTCTGTGCTAATAGAAACCGATGGCCAGAGATTTCTATTTGATTGCGGCCAGACCAATCAACTACAGGAAAATGCAAGCAACCTGGGTCTCAGCCTGCATAATCTCGATGCGGTCATTTTAAGCCATGGCCACTACGACCATAGTGGTGGGCTAATGTCGATAATAGGCAAAAATCCGGGCATAAGGGTATATGGCCACCCGGCTGTTTTTGAAAAAAAATATATAAGTATGGATGGTTCCTACCGTTATATAGGTATGCAGTACAAAAAAGAAGATTATGAAAAAGCGGGAGCTAAATTTATGTTATCGGAGAAAAGCCAGCAAATAGGAGAGGAGATATACAGTTGCGGCTTTATACCCAGAACCACAGAATTTGAGCAGGTCAGCCCCTCTTTTTTTAAAAAAGTTGGCAAAAATTATATTGAAGATGATATACCTGATGATAACTGTCTGGTAGTCCAGCAGGGAAAGAAAAATATTCTGTTTTTGGGCTGTACCCACAGTGGAATTATTAATACCTTAAAACATGTTAGCAAGACCTGGAACATGAGCGGTTTCCTTATGGTAGCAGGCGGCATGCATCTGGTAGATAAAAGCAGGCAGTATGTGGAAAACGTCCTGGGTAAAATGGAAGAATTTAATATAGATAAAGTAATGCCCCTGCATTGCAGTGGACTTAACCATCTGGGACTTTTTAGCCAGTACTTCGGATCCAGCCTGAATTATGGCAGCACCGGAAAAATAATGAGGTTTTAACAAGGAGTATTATGTTTTACGGACCGGTTTTATCACGCAGATTTGGTTACTCTTTGGGAGTAGATATTATACCCTTTAAGGTATGTGTTTATAACTGTATTTACTGCCAGCTGGGACCGACTACCGAAAAGACTACCAGCAGGAAAAGGTATCTGGATATAGATTTAGATGAATTTGGAAAGGATTTAAATAAGAAGATTAAAGAATTTCCCTATACTGATTATGTAACCTTTTCCGGATCAGGGGAACCTACCTTAAACAGCGATATAGACAGGCTGATAGAAGCAGCAAAGCTAAACAGCTTGGTACCGGTAGTAGTGCTTACCAGTGGGGGAACTCTGGGGCTGGAGGGAGTGGCAGAAGACCTAAAGAATGCTGATATAGTAAAGGTCTCCCTGGATGCCTGCAGCCAGGAAATGCTGGAAAAAATAAACTGTCCTGCGGAAGGGGTCCGGCTTGAGAAAAATATGGAAGGAATCAAAAGATTAATCAATATATCTGATGCCAGCATCTGGCTTGAAATAATGATAATGGCAGGTATAAATGATGATATGGTAAGTGCCAAAAAATTTAAGGACATTATTGAAGATTTTAGACAGGGCATTGAAAAAATTCACTTAAATACAGCAGTAAGGCCATCGGGAAAGGGCTATATGAGACTGCCCGAAAGAAAAAGGCTGGAACAGATCAAAGATGTTTTGGGCCAGAAAGCAGAGATAATTGGCAAAGTAAACTATGGGAAATACAGCAGCAACCTGGTCCAGACGGAACAGGAAATAGAAAAACTTATAAAAAGAAGGCCGGTTACCATAGCCGACATATCTTCTGCTCTGGGGATAAATAGAAATGAAGCTATTAAAATTTGTGACAAATTGATGTCCGAGGAAAAAATAGATTATAGCACAAGCAAAAATGAAAAATATTATATTAAACCAAGAATACTGTAATAAACAAATAAATTGATAACACGGAATTTAATTGATAAATTTCTCTCAAATAGCAAAATTATACAGATGGGAGAAAATATGAAGGCCAAGAAAAAAGCCAAACTGGATTTAATTGGTGATGACACATTAGTAGTTGGAATCGATATAGGAAAGAGGAACCATTACTGCCGGTTTATTAATGTAAGAGGTTATGAGATAGGTAAAGGATTTAGTTTTTCTAACAATAGAGATGGTATGGAAAAGATAATATCTAAAATTGAAGAAGCAAAAATACAAAACAACCTGGCCAAAGCTGTAATAGGTATGGAACCCTCGGGCCATTACTGGAAAGCCGCGGCCCATTATCTATCCAGAAATGGATACAAGTTAACTCTGGTAAATCCATATCATATAAAAAGGATAAAAGAAATAGAGGATAACAGCCAGACTAAAACAGACCCCAAGGATAGCCTCCTTATTGCAAAACTTGTAAGAGACGGGGACTTCTTTGATCCTAACCTGGCAGGTGGCGTCTATGCGGAACTTAGAAGAATGTACAGGTTAAGACTTAAGGTCAGTAAATCCCTGGTACAGGAAAAGACAAAATTAAAAATACTGCTGGACGAATATTTTCCTGAATACGAAGGCTTATTTTGTGATATATTAGGGGCAACTTCAGAGTACATAATAGATAACTATTTTCTCCCAGAGATTGTAGCTAAGGAAAATATCCTATCCCTTACAGGAAAGATTAAAATGATAAGCAGAGGCAAGATAGGTGCTTATAAGGTACTAAAACTCATAGAATGTGCCAGGAGCTCCATAGGGATAAACACAGGTATAGATGCAGCAGTACTGGAAAAAACCTATATACTTAAAGATATTTTAAGCCTGAAGTTAAAGCTTGACCACTTAAATAAAAAACTAAAGTATTACCTGGACAGGATAGAGTGTTCAAAATATCTACTGAGTATACCGGGAGTCGGCATAGTCACCGCAGCCGGATTTCTAGGCGAGGTTGGAGATATCTCAAAATACAAAAGCGCAAAGGAGATAATAAAGATGGCTGGGCTTAATCTTGTTGAGATATCCTCAGGGATAAAGAAAGGCAAAAAGAAGATATCAAAAAGAGGAAATAATAGACTTAGATGTCTTCTTTACCAGTGCGCAATAGTAGCAATATCTAAAAACAGCCAGCTCAAGAGATACTATTGCTATCAGGCAGAGATAAAAAATAAGATGAAGATGGTAATAGCAGTGCAGTGCAAGCTGGCAAGAATAATGTTTGCTCTTTTAAAACATAAAAAATATTATGACCCTGAAGAAGTTTTAAAAAGTATGGTTGCCCAAGAGGTAGCTTAGGGTTAAAATTAGAGCTTGGTGGGGGATTCTGGTTTCTCCGTAGGGCGTATTTATACGACCCCGTAACTAAGAATTAGAACCCCCACTTCAAGATCAAAACATCGAACGAAGTACTGTAAGGGATTTACTTAGGTAAATACCCCGGAAGACATGATAGGGTAGATGTGATCTTGCCAACAAGTGGGTACCTTCACCCAGCTTTAATCTTAATAAATATGATTTCTTTATGGGAGAAATTATCAATAAAATTTATTTTGATTTATTAACTACATTAAGATAGGAGTAAAATATGAAAATTGCTATTTCTACTGATAATAATATGGTGTCGCCCCATTTCGGCAGATGCCCCCAGTTTACTATAGTAGATATTGAAGATGATAAGGTAAAAGACAGGACAACTATCAACAATCCCGGTCATCATCCAGGATATCTGCCGCAGTTTTTATCAGAAGCCGGGGTTAACTGTATTGTGGCTGGTGGAATGGGGTCCAGAGCCGAAGAATTATTCAAACAGGCTGGTATTGATACCATATTAGGAGTTAAGGGAGAAATTCCCGTGGTAATAGATAAGCTGGCAGCCGGCACCTTAAATGGCGGCCAGAGCATATGTGGCCCCGGAGCGGGAAGGGGTTACGGAATTGATAAAACTGAATGTGAACATGAGGAGGAATAAATCATGCCAAGAGGAGATGCAACAGGACCGGCAGGTCAGGGACCTGGAACCGGAAGAGGACTCGGCCGCGGAGGCGGCAGGGGAAGAATGGGCGGATCAGGTGCTGGAGCTCAGGGCTATTGTATTTGCCCTGATTGCGGGCATAAAATTGAACATCAGGCCGGGGTACCCTGTACTGAATTGAAGTGCCCTGAATGTGGAACCAGTATGGTAAGAGAATGAGTGCCAGACCAAGAATAAAAAAAATAGTTGATAGTCTGCCCCTGTATGTGCTGTACAAGCCTATGGGGGTTGATGAAGAGAATCTGGAAACTGAAAGCCTGACCCTGGAAGAGGTTGAGGCCTTAAAGCTTAAGGATGGGCAGGACTTAAAACAGGTTGAAGCAGCCAAGCAGATGGGTATATCCAGGTCTACTTTCCAACGGCTGCTTCATTCTGCCCGGAAAAAGGTTGTAAATTCTCTACTGGAAGGCAAAGCCATTAAGTTTGAAGGTGGAAATTATATAGCCAATGAGAACATAATAAGCTCAAAATGCACTAAGGGAAATTACCACTTTTTTATAAAGAAAAGTGATCTCAAGGGCCAGCAATACAAGCTCAGTAAAATAAAATGTCCCAAGTGCGGCAAGAAGCTGGTTGATTTTAAATAAAAAAAGAGGAGGAAAAAAATGATTATTGCAATTTCGTCTACTGGTACCAGTCTGGAATCTAATGTTGATGCCAGATTTGGAAGATGTCCATTTTTTATATTTTACGATACGGAAAATGATAGCTTTGAACATGTATCCAATGAAGCCAGAGGAGCCATGGGTGGAGCAGGGATACAGACAGGTCAAATGATTGCCAATAAAGGAGCCAAAGCGGTTATTACCGGAAATGTTGGCCCTAATGCTTTCCGGGTACTGTCCACAGGTAAAGTAAAAATTTATACAGGAGTTTCAGGAAAGGTAAGTGAGGCTGTAGAAAAATTTAAGGCAGGCCAGCTTACAGAAACCACTGCACCCAATGTTACTTCACACTTTGGCATGGGTGGAGGAGGTAGAAGTTAAATTGATAATATCAGTTGCTAGCGGTAAAGGTGGTACCGGAAAGACTACAGTTGCCTGCAATCTGGCTCTGGCTGTAGGTTACTGCCAGTTAATGGATTATGATGTAGAGGCTCCCAATACCAGTTTTTTTATCAAGCCGGATATAAAGCATATCCAGAAGGTATCCATAAAGCAGCCTTATTTCTTAACTGAAACCGGTGCTGATTTCAGCAAGTGTGCAGAATTTTGCCACTATAATGCGGTAGCGGTAATAGGAGAGGAAGTTATACTCTTTCCCGAGCTATGCCATGGCTGCGGCGGCTGCCTGCTGGTGGGCCCCAAACAAGCAGTTAGAGAAAAGGATGTAGTGGTGGGTGAAGTAAAAAAGGGAGTAGCCAAGCCCAATATTAATTATTATATGGGGGATCTCAGACCCGGTTCCATGCGTACGGTTTCGTTACAGTCAGCTTTGGATAAGGATATAATCAAGTCTGAACTGGTAATTATAGACTGCCCTCCAGGGACTTCCTGTTCCATGGTATTTTCAGTAAAGGATTGTGATTACTGTATACTGGTAACCGAACCTACGCCTTACGGCCTTAATGACCTCCAGCTTTCTGTAGAGGTGCTCAAAGATATGGGCAAACCTTTTGGTGTGGTTATAAACAGGGATGGGATTGGAGATGACCAGGTTGAAAAATATTGCCGGGACAATTACATACAGGTACTGGCTAAAATACCCAATGACATTGAAATTGCCCGTTATTATTCCAGGGGAGACTCCATTATTGATTATAATCCGGAATACAGGCAGGTATTTGAGAATATATTAAAGGATATAGAAAAGGAATTGGAATTATGAAACAGCTGACCATTATCAGTGGAAAGGGCGGTACCGGAAAGACTACGGTTGCTTCCAATTTTATAAACATGGCCAATGACCATATTGCTGTAGATTGTGATGTGGATGCTGCCAATCTGCATATTTTGCTGGAGCCGAAAATAATAAACCAGGAAGAGTTCAGCGGAGGGGCTATAGCTACTGTTACCGGTGAGTGTATTAATTGCGGGAAATGTGAAGAATTGTGTAGGTTTGAAGCCATAACTGATTCAGAAACAGATATTAAGATTGATGACATAAGGTGTGAAGGCTGTGGGGTATGCGTGTATGCCTGTCCTACTGACGCCCTGGAGCTTAAACCTTCAGTACAAGGTACAAGCTTTATATCAGAGACTGATTTCTGTCCCATGGTTCATGCCAAACTTGTACCCGGTGCTGAAAATTCCGGTCTGCTTATAACCAAAATAAGGAATATGGCCGAGGATATTGCCAATGAAAAAGACCTGAAGCTGGTCATGATTGACGGCGCCCCCGGCATAGGATGCCCGGTTATTTCTTCACTGAACGGGGTAGATGCAGCCCTGATTGTAACCGAGCCTACACTTTCCGCTATCAGTGACTTTAAAAAGGTATACCAGGTAGCAAAAATATTCGACATAAAGGTATTTGCATGCATCAATAAATATGATCTGAACCAGGAGAACAGTTTGCAGATAGAAGATTTCTGCAGGGGAAATGATATAGAAATGATAGGCAAGATACCCTATGATGATCAGGTTTCCATTTATTTATCCCTGAAAAAATTTATAGTTGATAACCAGCAAAGTGAAGCAGCTATGGAAATTAAAAGGATGTGGGAAACATTAAAGGAATACTTGTACCAATAATTATTGTAAAAAAACAGCAGATAGAAAGAGGACAATGAAGTTAAACCTAAAGTGTATACCATGTTATGTAAACCAGGTAATGCAGGCAGCAGAACTTCTGCAGGTAGACGAAGAGACTAAAGAAAAAATGGCCAGAGAGGCTCTGGAGGCAGTATCCAATTTTAAAATGGGAGAGCATGCCTTTTATACCTTTAATCTGGCCCAGGATGTGGTAAGGAAACATGAACCCAAAAAGGATCCTTACCGGAAACTGAAAAAAAAATACAACCGGATATGTCTTCATCTGGAACCAAAAGTAAGAAAAAAGATAGCCGATTCTGAAGATAAGTTTGAAACAGCCTTAAGAATAGCCATTGCCGGAAATATTATAGACTTTGTCCAGCAACCGGATATGGATGAAGGAATAGTGCAGGAAACTATTGAGCAGGCGCTGGTTCAGCCCCTGAATAAGGAAAAAATAAAATTACTGAAACAGGAAATAGATAAAGCCGGTCATATTTTATATGTGGGTGATAACACCGGTGAAATAGTTTTTGACAAGGTGTTTATAGAACAAATTGGACCTGATAAGGTAACTTTTGTGGTAAGGGGTGGCCCAACCATAAATGATGCGACCATGGAAGATGCCAAAGAAGTGGGTTTGACCAAACTGGTAAAAGTTATCACTACCGGTACTGATCTTCCGGGAGCAATGGTGGGCCTGGCATCTCCCCAGTTCAGGGAAGCATTTAACCAGGCAGATTTGATCATTGCTAAAGGCCAGGGTAATTACGAAGCCTTGAATGAAGAAAAGAAAAATATTTTCTTTCTGCTAAAAGTAAAATGCCCGGTAATAGCT
Proteins encoded in this region:
- a CDS encoding DUF5320 domain-containing protein, whose translation is MPGFDGTGPAGMGPMTGRGDGYCVMPAGFIPARPNLQVNITGNRSPVYRLYGPGLRRGRFWQARAPIRSGRRGRR
- a CDS encoding DUF5320 domain-containing protein, which translates into the protein MPRGDGTGPAGMGPMTGRSAGYCAGYNVAGFMNPSGGRGYAGRPMGGSGRGRGHRNAYYATGLPFWARYPAPPAGAAPYYGTEAGPEDETEQLKQHADALKQQLDDIQARMDELGKSKKEE
- a CDS encoding Mrp/NBP35 family ATP-binding protein, encoding MNNIDQDSQLTENLSQIKRKFMVFSGKGGVGKTTVAVNLAYSLMSKGNKVGLLDIDIHGPNVIKVLGLEKEKLTGSGQKIKPIEVFSHMKVMSTASLLETEDSPVIWRGPLKMKIIRQFLTDVQWGKLDYLIIDSPPGTGDEPLSIAQLMPDITGGIVVTTPQKIATMDARKSIRFAQQLKLPYIGVVENMSGFLCPHCGKRIDIFKTGGGQEIAKELGVDFLGRIPYDPKVMSLSDEGHVYLKDYKNGTQVSEAYSHISNKIIELF
- a CDS encoding flavin reductase family protein, with protein sequence MKKEFDATTAAYPLPVVLVSTHDEQGNNNIMTAAWTTNVSRKNPCIAVSMGKDKLSFKNVEKTGDFVVNICGHKWLEQVDICGETHGQDVDKFTIAGFTAVHASMVGAKLISECPINMECRLKQAYAIDTGNMVVGEIVKVHIDDEILDAEGNIDYGRLDPIVYAQKTYYKLGKAVARRGFSQTDG
- a CDS encoding MBL fold metallo-hydrolase; the encoded protein is MANRESISITILVENCVGLAGLKAEHGLSVLIETDGQRFLFDCGQTNQLQENASNLGLSLHNLDAVILSHGHYDHSGGLMSIIGKNPGIRVYGHPAVFEKKYISMDGSYRYIGMQYKKEDYEKAGAKFMLSEKSQQIGEEIYSCGFIPRTTEFEQVSPSFFKKVGKNYIEDDIPDDNCLVVQQGKKNILFLGCTHSGIINTLKHVSKTWNMSGFLMVAGGMHLVDKSRQYVENVLGKMEEFNIDKVMPLHCSGLNHLGLFSQYFGSSLNYGSTGKIMRF
- a CDS encoding radical SAM protein; the protein is MFYGPVLSRRFGYSLGVDIIPFKVCVYNCIYCQLGPTTEKTTSRKRYLDIDLDEFGKDLNKKIKEFPYTDYVTFSGSGEPTLNSDIDRLIEAAKLNSLVPVVVLTSGGTLGLEGVAEDLKNADIVKVSLDACSQEMLEKINCPAEGVRLEKNMEGIKRLINISDASIWLEIMIMAGINDDMVSAKKFKDIIEDFRQGIEKIHLNTAVRPSGKGYMRLPERKRLEQIKDVLGQKAEIIGKVNYGKYSSNLVQTEQEIEKLIKRRPVTIADISSALGINRNEAIKICDKLMSEEKIDYSTSKNEKYYIKPRIL
- a CDS encoding IS110 family transposase, which gives rise to MKAKKKAKLDLIGDDTLVVGIDIGKRNHYCRFINVRGYEIGKGFSFSNNRDGMEKIISKIEEAKIQNNLAKAVIGMEPSGHYWKAAAHYLSRNGYKLTLVNPYHIKRIKEIEDNSQTKTDPKDSLLIAKLVRDGDFFDPNLAGGVYAELRRMYRLRLKVSKSLVQEKTKLKILLDEYFPEYEGLFCDILGATSEYIIDNYFLPEIVAKENILSLTGKIKMISRGKIGAYKVLKLIECARSSIGINTGIDAAVLEKTYILKDILSLKLKLDHLNKKLKYYLDRIECSKYLLSIPGVGIVTAAGFLGEVGDISKYKSAKEIIKMAGLNLVEISSGIKKGKKKISKRGNNRLRCLLYQCAIVAISKNSQLKRYYCYQAEIKNKMKMVIAVQCKLARIMFALLKHKKYYDPEEVLKSMVAQEVA
- a CDS encoding NifB/NifX family molybdenum-iron cluster-binding protein; the protein is MKIAISTDNNMVSPHFGRCPQFTIVDIEDDKVKDRTTINNPGHHPGYLPQFLSEAGVNCIVAGGMGSRAEELFKQAGIDTILGVKGEIPVVIDKLAAGTLNGGQSICGPGAGRGYGIDKTECEHEEE
- a CDS encoding DUF134 domain-containing protein; protein product: MWNQYGKRMSARPRIKKIVDSLPLYVLYKPMGVDEENLETESLTLEEVEALKLKDGQDLKQVEAAKQMGISRSTFQRLLHSARKKVVNSLLEGKAIKFEGGNYIANENIISSKCTKGNYHFFIKKSDLKGQQYKLSKIKCPKCGKKLVDFK
- a CDS encoding NifB/NifX family molybdenum-iron cluster-binding protein → MIIAISSTGTSLESNVDARFGRCPFFIFYDTENDSFEHVSNEARGAMGGAGIQTGQMIANKGAKAVITGNVGPNAFRVLSTGKVKIYTGVSGKVSEAVEKFKAGQLTETTAPNVTSHFGMGGGGRS
- a CDS encoding (4Fe-4S)-binding protein gives rise to the protein MIISVASGKGGTGKTTVACNLALAVGYCQLMDYDVEAPNTSFFIKPDIKHIQKVSIKQPYFLTETGADFSKCAEFCHYNAVAVIGEEVILFPELCHGCGGCLLVGPKQAVREKDVVVGEVKKGVAKPNINYYMGDLRPGSMRTVSLQSALDKDIIKSELVIIDCPPGTSCSMVFSVKDCDYCILVTEPTPYGLNDLQLSVEVLKDMGKPFGVVINRDGIGDDQVEKYCRDNYIQVLAKIPNDIEIARYYSRGDSIIDYNPEYRQVFENILKDIEKELEL
- a CDS encoding ATP-binding protein, which gives rise to MKQLTIISGKGGTGKTTVASNFINMANDHIAVDCDVDAANLHILLEPKIINQEEFSGGAIATVTGECINCGKCEELCRFEAITDSETDIKIDDIRCEGCGVCVYACPTDALELKPSVQGTSFISETDFCPMVHAKLVPGAENSGLLITKIRNMAEDIANEKDLKLVMIDGAPGIGCPVISSLNGVDAALIVTEPTLSAISDFKKVYQVAKIFDIKVFACINKYDLNQENSLQIEDFCRGNDIEMIGKIPYDDQVSIYLSLKKFIVDNQQSEAAMEIKRMWETLKEYLYQ
- a CDS encoding ARMT1-like domain-containing protein, whose amino-acid sequence is MKLNLKCIPCYVNQVMQAAELLQVDEETKEKMAREALEAVSNFKMGEHAFYTFNLAQDVVRKHEPKKDPYRKLKKKYNRICLHLEPKVRKKIADSEDKFETALRIAIAGNIIDFVQQPDMDEGIVQETIEQALVQPLNKEKIKLLKQEIDKAGHILYVGDNTGEIVFDKVFIEQIGPDKVTFVVRGGPTINDATMEDAKEVGLTKLVKVITTGTDLPGAMVGLASPQFREAFNQADLIIAKGQGNYEALNEEKKNIFFLLKVKCPVIAESMGNRYQVGDIVVDTAL